A stretch of Synechococcus sp. WH 8020 DNA encodes these proteins:
- a CDS encoding molecular chaperone DnaJ: MGRRITLQLPDHLVDRLDELKKEWCIRSRGDCLTRLLEEIWIDETDLETDADDLLESGAIEDPEDVSASSSPDAIGSTPGQQPTKPSYDEDRAIVLVRRSQDPKEQDAASLLTDETSQPNQRKTKSPGIDLPGFVRSRTQAIRTSLQKPQVPEERPDSPFVPVVSFDHLTACCAKAIDHWTNLYGSMPGATVLEAVMLWMARDIWPQLDGSEGRTFTWSQVNQSMQDVCADWSVQSPKFEHVIVAAAVLEDPFAAGSLEDRIPTLIRRFVNRFKRSRRVTSFETLESTMTLHGALRLLDLPTQAGASLTLRTIRDAYKKKAIEAHPDAGGSTDGMRRLNEAYQMLRELYRDK; this comes from the coding sequence ATGGGGCGTCGGATCACACTTCAACTTCCTGATCATCTCGTCGATCGCCTCGACGAGCTGAAGAAAGAGTGGTGCATCAGATCGAGAGGCGATTGCTTAACGCGATTGCTCGAAGAAATCTGGATTGACGAGACAGATCTCGAGACAGATGCCGATGATCTGCTCGAGAGCGGAGCCATCGAGGATCCAGAGGACGTTTCGGCATCAAGCTCGCCTGATGCCATCGGATCTACCCCAGGCCAGCAACCCACAAAACCTTCCTACGACGAAGACAGAGCCATCGTTTTAGTGCGCCGAAGTCAAGACCCTAAGGAGCAAGACGCAGCGTCGCTGCTCACCGATGAGACCAGTCAGCCGAACCAAAGAAAAACGAAAAGTCCTGGCATTGACCTACCGGGATTTGTACGCAGCCGTACACAAGCCATCCGAACCAGCCTGCAAAAACCGCAAGTACCAGAAGAGCGGCCCGACAGTCCCTTTGTACCGGTGGTGAGTTTTGACCACCTCACCGCTTGCTGCGCTAAGGCCATCGATCATTGGACCAATCTCTATGGATCAATGCCAGGAGCAACGGTTCTTGAAGCGGTCATGCTTTGGATGGCTCGAGATATTTGGCCCCAATTAGATGGAAGCGAGGGCCGCACCTTCACCTGGAGTCAGGTGAACCAGTCCATGCAAGACGTCTGTGCGGATTGGTCTGTGCAATCTCCAAAATTCGAACATGTGATTGTCGCTGCTGCAGTTCTCGAGGATCCATTTGCAGCAGGGAGCTTGGAGGATCGCATTCCAACCTTGATTCGCCGCTTTGTGAACCGCTTCAAACGGAGCCGGCGTGTGACGTCATTTGAAACCTTGGAATCCACCATGACCCTTCATGGTGCTCTGCGTTTGTTAGATCTGCCCACACAGGCTGGAGCATCACTCACATTGCGCACCATCCGAGACGCCTACAAGAAAAAGGCAATCGAGGCCCATCCCGATGCAGGTGGCTCTACGGACGGCATGAGACGACTCAACGAGGCTTACCAAATGTTGCGCGAGCTCTACAGAGACAAATAA
- a CDS encoding DUF3370 family protein has product MECAHAYVPLMAGQRARALNGTFNNVPVLHSNQPEIVKGPGILVTTAPGSAIAAENNQPIKNPEFTFNGEFGLHMHHKYYPQDSSKLGGRRARGLLTVAAIAINPGNNPVTLRFKRGSVKNSFEAPYHPNRLMGVKPLGRRPWNTGPGDATAVQMLRGELDRKLPAEITIPARSRKVIVSSVLPARGIMNGLLRGRSDGPFQLAVIAAEETSQEQELIAVLDRKKLAPGRIYLNRLNEIRTGKVFSRVAGVALGDEYKASINHDLSQGALHIPLTSTRKHHFGTRDIQVNQLSTRMIDSALNNVGTYGVRFDVEMNLSGVGAHELVLSHPVASGRKPFTAFRGSIGIKSAEGYREVHVGMKSGQSLPLGQIKAQANSVNPVTVSLVYPADATPGHLLSVVPVTQLAMLRRREEMLKAARKAEAAAKKRKVVPTTPPPAINAQPNPRQAKDNKAKPIIRSPQPQATPQTYPKPAPRIPPPSLAAPSSGTNQLPSAMIMPQRVNDSLEQRYRDAIKAQQDWLRRLQGQ; this is encoded by the coding sequence ATGGAGTGTGCGCACGCCTATGTGCCACTGATGGCTGGTCAAAGGGCTCGAGCTCTTAATGGCACCTTTAATAACGTTCCAGTCCTTCATTCCAATCAACCCGAAATTGTTAAAGGACCTGGAATCCTCGTCACCACAGCGCCAGGATCTGCGATTGCCGCCGAAAATAATCAACCAATCAAGAATCCTGAATTTACTTTTAATGGCGAATTCGGCTTGCATATGCACCATAAATATTATCCACAAGACAGCAGTAAATTAGGTGGACGTCGCGCAAGAGGTTTATTAACGGTTGCTGCAATCGCTATCAACCCAGGCAATAATCCAGTCACACTAAGATTTAAAAGAGGGTCTGTAAAAAACAGTTTTGAGGCTCCTTATCACCCCAACCGTCTGATGGGGGTAAAGCCCCTCGGCCGCCGTCCTTGGAATACAGGTCCTGGTGACGCTACAGCGGTTCAAATGCTGCGAGGAGAACTCGATCGCAAACTCCCAGCTGAAATAACGATCCCAGCTCGAAGCCGTAAGGTCATTGTGAGTTCAGTTCTTCCTGCCAGGGGAATTATGAATGGACTGCTCAGAGGCCGCAGTGATGGACCCTTCCAACTTGCTGTTATTGCAGCAGAAGAAACAAGCCAAGAGCAAGAACTCATAGCCGTTCTTGACAGAAAAAAGCTTGCTCCAGGACGCATTTATTTAAACCGTCTGAATGAGATCCGTACCGGCAAAGTCTTTTCAAGAGTGGCTGGTGTAGCCCTTGGCGATGAGTACAAGGCCTCAATCAATCATGATCTCTCACAGGGAGCTCTGCACATTCCACTAACAAGCACTCGCAAGCATCATTTTGGAACAAGAGACATACAGGTCAATCAATTGTCAACGCGAATGATTGATTCTGCACTCAATAATGTGGGCACCTATGGCGTACGTTTTGATGTTGAGATGAATCTTTCAGGCGTTGGCGCTCACGAATTAGTTTTAAGCCATCCAGTCGCGTCCGGACGAAAACCTTTCACTGCATTCCGAGGATCCATTGGAATTAAAAGTGCCGAAGGCTATCGAGAAGTTCATGTTGGAATGAAGTCAGGCCAGAGCCTGCCCCTCGGCCAAATCAAGGCTCAGGCAAACTCAGTCAATCCGGTCACGGTGAGCCTTGTTTATCCAGCCGATGCAACGCCAGGTCACCTCTTAAGCGTGGTTCCAGTGACCCAGCTCGCCATGCTTCGCCGCCGTGAAGAGATGCTCAAAGCGGCAAGAAAAGCTGAAGCAGCAGCTAAAAAACGAAAGGTTGTTCCGACAACGCCTCCACCGGCAATCAATGCACAGCCGAATCCGCGTCAGGCCAAAGACAACAAGGCAAAGCCGATCATTCGATCTCCTCAACCTCAAGCCACACCGCAGACCTATCCCAAACCTGCCCCAAGGATTCCTCCTCCGTCTCTTGCCGCACCATCAAGTGGCACCAATCAGTTGCCGTCAGCGATGATCATGCCTCAGCGCGTGAATGACTCGCTGGAGCAACGTTATCGCGATGCAATCAAGGCCCAACAGGATTGGTTGCGTCGACTACAAGGTCAATAG
- a CDS encoding sigma-70 family RNA polymerase sigma factor produces MNKTHAIRNQRIERHLKLVDPIAGHYARRSGLDREDLKQVGRLGLLRAAEGYQQSQEKPFEVYARPHIRGAILHYLRDSVGLVKLPRRLQEQAQHTIKNNSAQPQQRQEMSAELELNVHAYRCRQSWEPLDEGRVAADDPVWQPLLMQERAKRIWTAINGLGPSEKRALIEVVLEGASLRGAGTKQGVSAMTMQRRLKRALAQLRQDLGDQDSSSLWSR; encoded by the coding sequence ATGAACAAAACCCACGCGATCAGAAATCAACGAATCGAGCGACATCTGAAACTTGTTGATCCCATTGCTGGCCATTACGCCAGGCGATCGGGACTCGATCGAGAAGATCTCAAACAGGTGGGGAGGCTTGGGTTGCTACGTGCCGCGGAGGGTTATCAGCAAAGCCAGGAGAAACCTTTTGAGGTGTATGCAAGGCCCCATATCAGAGGGGCAATCCTTCATTACCTCAGAGACAGTGTGGGACTAGTCAAACTCCCCCGCCGCCTCCAAGAACAAGCGCAGCACACGATTAAAAACAACTCTGCACAGCCACAACAAAGACAGGAGATGTCTGCTGAGCTGGAACTGAACGTGCATGCCTATCGTTGCCGACAGTCATGGGAACCTCTAGACGAAGGCAGGGTTGCAGCTGACGACCCTGTATGGCAACCGCTGCTGATGCAGGAGCGGGCCAAACGGATCTGGACGGCAATCAACGGATTAGGGCCCTCAGAGAAAAGGGCGCTCATTGAAGTGGTGCTGGAGGGTGCCAGCCTTCGTGGAGCCGGAACAAAGCAGGGTGTGAGCGCAATGACCATGCAGCGCAGACTGAAGCGCGCCCTAGCCCAGTTGCGCCAAGACCTTGGTGATCAGGATTCGTCGTCGCTGTGGTCCCGCTGA
- a CDS encoding ATP adenylyltransferase translates to MKSLVDITWVHPSRGSKQMGTKTYWTRALEQSERALMSGALVPLSTSLEHLFRSPESHFELRTLESRLPKHLKIDGPKPNPFQPWDPSLEVATLNPGHAVILNKYPVQRGHMLLITKDWAAQDGWLTLADWRALVCVDQDTSGLWFFNSGPIAGASQPHRHLQLLPRSKDETSCPRDLWFLNRLISKGTYESSSDPLLNGCSVISRFHHSNDVDEQAQDLQDSYLSLSKQLGIGHPSQDHRPRSFYNLLLTPQWMAMVRRRQEGAAGFSINALGFAGYLLATANSDLNWLKTHGPEALLREVILEIRGNTVVKRTP, encoded by the coding sequence ATGAAATCCTTGGTCGATATTACGTGGGTGCATCCCTCGCGAGGCTCAAAACAGATGGGAACTAAAACCTACTGGACTCGAGCGCTCGAGCAAAGCGAGAGGGCATTGATGTCTGGTGCTCTAGTTCCACTCAGCACCTCATTAGAACATCTTTTTAGGAGTCCAGAATCACATTTCGAGTTGCGAACTCTTGAAAGTCGCTTACCCAAACATTTAAAAATAGACGGGCCCAAACCCAATCCATTTCAACCATGGGATCCGTCGCTAGAAGTGGCAACTCTGAATCCAGGTCACGCCGTCATCCTGAATAAATATCCTGTCCAACGCGGACACATGCTCCTGATTACTAAAGATTGGGCCGCCCAGGATGGTTGGCTCACTCTGGCTGACTGGAGAGCTTTAGTGTGCGTTGACCAAGACACATCTGGGCTGTGGTTCTTCAACAGTGGTCCGATTGCGGGAGCGAGTCAGCCCCATCGACATCTTCAACTTCTCCCACGCAGCAAAGACGAGACAAGTTGTCCTAGAGACCTCTGGTTTCTAAACCGATTGATATCGAAAGGAACGTACGAATCCTCTAGCGATCCCTTATTGAACGGCTGTTCCGTTATCTCACGATTCCATCACAGCAACGATGTTGACGAACAGGCACAAGATCTTCAGGACAGCTATTTATCACTCTCTAAACAGCTAGGCATAGGCCATCCCTCTCAGGATCATCGTCCAAGATCGTTTTACAACCTGTTGTTAACACCGCAATGGATGGCGATGGTGAGGCGTCGCCAAGAAGGTGCAGCTGGTTTCAGTATCAATGCCCTTGGATTTGCTGGATATCTCTTGGCCACTGCAAACTCAGATCTGAACTGGCTGAAGACCCATGGACCCGAGGCTTTATTGCGAGAAGTGATTCTCGAAATCCGTGGAAACACGGTTGTGAAGAGAACCCCTTAG
- a CDS encoding SpoIID/LytB domain-containing protein, producing MSATAGLIGVVTWGVQAIGQLEQQRAQQHLLETLLEESGTDHQPVHASADDSINSADASKSVLHASPGAKPLGAPGNPIVRVALLSQSPPRSVDLSGQVECRLSNGKVVQKRTLNQLLAGDHSNLVTCHSGQTGTIVVNERSYPETVYFLNRGHGWTVINQLPMERYVASVVGAEMPSHWNPEALKAQAVAARSYALVHLVRPADSDFNLGDTTRWQAYGGLKSQSVATTDATKATQGLVLSFKGGLVESLYASTSEIAAEAHSHLGASMSQHGAQNLAMEGLKFNEILGRYYVGASLARLKTDGN from the coding sequence ATGTCCGCAACCGCGGGACTGATCGGGGTGGTCACCTGGGGTGTCCAAGCGATTGGGCAGCTTGAACAACAACGCGCCCAACAACACCTCCTCGAAACGCTGCTAGAGGAATCCGGCACCGATCATCAACCTGTTCACGCCTCTGCTGATGACTCCATCAACTCAGCCGATGCATCCAAATCGGTACTGCACGCAAGTCCTGGTGCTAAGCCGCTAGGAGCCCCAGGCAATCCAATTGTGCGCGTTGCTTTGTTAAGTCAGTCGCCACCCCGCTCTGTGGACTTATCAGGACAGGTCGAATGCAGATTGAGCAACGGTAAAGTCGTACAAAAAAGAACCCTTAATCAACTATTAGCCGGTGATCATTCGAATTTGGTGACCTGCCATTCAGGTCAAACTGGCACCATCGTCGTGAATGAACGCTCGTATCCGGAGACGGTTTATTTCCTTAACAGAGGTCATGGTTGGACTGTGATTAACCAGCTGCCTATGGAGCGATACGTTGCCTCTGTTGTTGGCGCGGAGATGCCTAGTCACTGGAATCCTGAAGCATTAAAGGCACAAGCAGTAGCCGCACGCTCCTACGCCCTAGTGCATCTTGTGCGTCCTGCAGATTCCGATTTCAATCTTGGTGATACGACACGTTGGCAAGCCTATGGAGGCCTGAAGAGTCAAAGCGTGGCCACAACCGACGCCACTAAAGCCACACAAGGTCTTGTACTTAGTTTTAAAGGAGGACTGGTGGAATCTTTATATGCATCGACAAGTGAAATCGCTGCTGAAGCGCATAGCCATTTAGGTGCAAGCATGAGTCAGCACGGTGCCCAAAACTTAGCAATGGAGGGTCTCAAATTCAATGAAATCCTTGGTCGATATTACGTGGGTGCATCCCTCGCGAGGCTCAAAACAGATGGGAACTAA
- a CDS encoding SDR family NAD(P)-dependent oxidoreductase, producing the protein MPEINRVAWIGRALIVGRGGLGMALAEELQRRQPTLKVTLCGRTLGSDADWFVDLESAESLQALSQRLLEDPQPLRLVINATGRLHGASLTPEKRLQQVCADHLMESFAINAAGPLLLAKAIEPVLKRDRPFHFASLSARVGSIGDNHSGGWYSYRGSKAAQNMFLRSLSVEWARRFPLATVMMLHPGTTDTALSKPFQSFVPPDRLFSPQKAAALLLDVLLRQTAGESGRFLAWDGQEIPW; encoded by the coding sequence ATGCCTGAAATCAACAGAGTTGCTTGGATTGGCCGTGCCTTGATCGTTGGCCGTGGCGGTCTTGGTATGGCACTTGCGGAGGAACTGCAACGTCGTCAGCCCACTCTGAAGGTGACGCTCTGTGGTCGAACCTTGGGGTCAGACGCTGATTGGTTCGTTGATCTTGAGTCTGCAGAGAGTTTGCAGGCGTTGTCTCAGAGGCTCCTGGAGGATCCCCAGCCCCTTCGATTGGTCATCAATGCCACAGGGCGACTGCATGGAGCTTCCTTGACCCCTGAGAAGCGTCTGCAGCAGGTTTGTGCCGATCATTTGATGGAATCGTTTGCCATCAATGCTGCGGGGCCTTTGCTACTCGCCAAAGCGATTGAACCTGTCCTGAAGCGTGATCGTCCTTTTCACTTTGCGAGTCTCAGTGCGCGGGTGGGGAGTATCGGTGACAACCACAGTGGGGGCTGGTACTCCTATCGCGGATCCAAAGCTGCCCAGAACATGTTTTTGCGTTCGTTGAGTGTGGAGTGGGCGCGTCGATTTCCACTCGCCACGGTCATGATGCTCCATCCAGGGACCACCGATACGGCTCTTTCCAAACCGTTTCAGAGTTTTGTTCCGCCGGATCGCTTGTTCAGTCCTCAGAAAGCGGCCGCTCTATTGCTCGATGTTTTGTTGCGGCAGACAGCCGGCGAAAGCGGTCGTTTCCTGGCTTGGGACGGTCAGGAGATTCCCTGGTGA
- a CDS encoding DUF2237 family protein, with amino-acid sequence MPSNEQGQKPVGNRDLNVLGGVLEGCSCEPMTGWFRDGHCRTDASDSGQHSVCCVMSEQFLNYSKAQGNDLSTPMPNFGFPGLQPGDHWCVCAPRWKQAYDDGMAPPVRLEATESTALEVIPLEVLKMHAHQGIS; translated from the coding sequence ATGCCGTCAAACGAACAAGGGCAAAAGCCAGTTGGGAATAGGGATCTGAACGTTTTAGGTGGCGTGCTTGAAGGCTGTAGTTGTGAACCGATGACAGGTTGGTTTCGAGATGGACATTGCCGCACCGATGCCAGCGATTCAGGACAACACAGCGTCTGCTGCGTGATGTCAGAACAATTTCTGAATTACAGCAAGGCCCAGGGGAATGACCTGAGCACTCCGATGCCCAACTTTGGGTTTCCTGGACTTCAACCAGGCGATCACTGGTGTGTCTGCGCCCCACGTTGGAAACAGGCCTACGACGACGGTATGGCTCCACCCGTGCGACTCGAAGCAACCGAATCCACAGCGCTGGAGGTGATCCCGTTAGAGGTCCTCAAGATGCACGCTCACCAGGGAATCTCCTGA
- a CDS encoding small RNA NsiR4-regulated ssr1528 family protein codes for MAIAGPGGVDEAIAAGLDLDGTPIPGPMVKLYNEVMDLESKRARSGVKKSMRNRIVKTGAKHFDQDTLNKRLIDAGWDGLKAKEIAFFFS; via the coding sequence ATGGCAATAGCAGGACCTGGTGGTGTCGATGAAGCCATCGCAGCTGGCCTCGACCTGGATGGAACACCGATTCCAGGGCCGATGGTGAAGCTCTACAACGAGGTCATGGACCTGGAGAGCAAGCGGGCACGCAGTGGCGTCAAAAAATCAATGCGCAATCGGATCGTCAAGACCGGAGCCAAGCATTTCGATCAAGACACACTGAACAAGCGGCTGATCGATGCCGGCTGGGATGGGCTGAAAGCCAAGGAGATCGCTTTTTTCTTCAGTTGA
- the metH gene encoding methionine synthase, producing the protein MQAVTKTSTLNASRFLQRLHDPSRPVLVFDGATGTSLQQMDLGPDDFGGVDLEGCNENLVVTRPDAVQEVHRQFLEAGCDVIETDTFGATSLVLAEYELQDQTYELNVQAARLAREMADRYSTPEKPRFVAGSMGPTTKLPTLGHVGFDEMRDSFAEQARGLLAGDVDLFIIETCQDPLQIKAALGGIEQAFEVAGERRPLMVSVTMETTGTMLVGSDIAAVVSILEPFPIDVLGLNCATGPEQMKEHVKYLSDHAPFVVSCIPNAGLPENIGGVAHYRLTPVEMKMAMHHFIEDLGVQVIGGCCGTTPAHIAALSELSQEMRPADRPVRTPVLRKERPLLGAEASVSSIYGTTPYHQDNSFLIIGERLNASGSKKVRDLLNSEDWDGLVAVARGQVKENAHVLDVNVDYVGRDGEKDMHDLVSRLVTNVNLPLMLDSTEWQKMEAGLKVAGGKCLLNSTNYEDGDERFFKVLELARTYGAGVVIGTIDEDGMARTAERKFAIAQRAYRDAVEFGIPAHEIFYDPLALPISTGIEEDRRNGCETIEAIRRITTELPGVHVVLGVSNISFGLSPAARINLNSVFLHDCCEAGMDAAIVSPAKILPLMKISEEHQQVCRDLINDKRRFEGDVCTYDPLTELTTLFEGVSTKEARASGPSLADLPVEERLKQHIIDGERIGLEPALDEGLAQYRPLEIVNTFLLDGMKVVGELFGSGQMQLPFVLQSAETMKSAVAYLEPHMEKTEGKSSAKAKFLIATVKGDVHDIGKNLVDIILTNNGYEVVNLGIKQSVDAIIEAQQTHEADCIAMSGLLVKSTAFMKDNLQAFNQAGISVPVILGGAALTPRFVQKDCREVYDGQVIYGRDAFADLRFMDALVEAKKGGEWDNNKGFMGAIPEGLGLNGDANSHETEEADSSAKQEEAKPKAPVSRERSEAVPEEPALEPPFWGTNVLSEEEINLEEVFSYLDRNALFAGQWQIRKSKDQSREEYEQQLKEKAEPVLQEWLQRSRSEQLLTPRVAYGYFPCGRDGNAVVVFDPADPSVELGRFELPRQRSGNKYCIGDFYRDLSPEGRPTDVLPMQAVTMGEKASAFARELFQADRYSDYLYFHGLGVQMAEALAEWTHARIRRELGFSADEPSALRDVLAQRYRGSRYSFGYPACPNVADSRPQLDWLNAERIGLSMDDSDQLEPEQSTTALVALHSQARYFSA; encoded by the coding sequence ATGCAGGCCGTCACAAAGACTTCAACCCTGAACGCTTCCCGCTTTCTACAACGTCTGCATGATCCGTCGCGTCCCGTCTTGGTATTCGACGGTGCCACCGGTACGTCGCTTCAACAGATGGATCTCGGTCCAGATGATTTCGGTGGCGTTGACCTCGAGGGTTGTAACGAGAATCTTGTGGTCACAAGGCCCGATGCCGTGCAGGAGGTCCATCGCCAGTTCCTTGAGGCGGGCTGCGATGTGATCGAAACCGACACGTTCGGAGCCACCTCCCTAGTACTAGCGGAATACGAGCTTCAGGATCAAACCTACGAACTCAATGTTCAGGCTGCGCGGTTGGCCAGGGAGATGGCTGATCGCTACAGCACCCCTGAGAAACCCCGATTTGTGGCGGGATCGATGGGCCCCACCACAAAGCTGCCGACCCTCGGCCATGTGGGGTTCGATGAGATGCGCGATTCCTTTGCCGAGCAGGCCAGAGGCTTGCTGGCAGGGGATGTGGATCTCTTCATCATCGAAACCTGTCAGGACCCCCTGCAGATCAAGGCGGCTCTGGGTGGCATTGAACAGGCATTTGAGGTGGCCGGTGAACGACGACCATTGATGGTCAGCGTCACGATGGAAACCACCGGCACGATGCTCGTCGGCTCCGATATCGCAGCGGTGGTTTCGATTCTTGAGCCTTTCCCCATTGATGTTTTAGGCCTCAACTGCGCCACCGGTCCCGAGCAGATGAAGGAGCACGTCAAATATCTCAGTGACCATGCTCCCTTCGTGGTGAGCTGCATACCAAACGCCGGACTGCCGGAGAACATCGGTGGTGTGGCTCACTACCGCTTGACTCCTGTTGAGATGAAGATGGCGATGCACCACTTCATCGAGGATTTAGGCGTTCAGGTGATCGGTGGCTGCTGCGGCACCACCCCCGCTCACATTGCCGCTCTCTCAGAGCTGTCGCAGGAGATGCGTCCGGCTGACCGCCCGGTACGAACCCCAGTCCTCAGAAAGGAGCGCCCACTGCTTGGGGCTGAAGCTTCCGTTTCCTCGATCTACGGAACAACGCCCTATCACCAGGACAACTCATTTCTGATCATCGGTGAACGGCTCAATGCCAGTGGCTCAAAAAAAGTCAGGGACCTCCTTAATTCCGAAGATTGGGATGGCCTCGTAGCGGTCGCCCGCGGCCAGGTGAAGGAAAACGCCCACGTGCTTGATGTAAACGTCGACTACGTCGGTCGCGATGGCGAAAAGGATATGCATGACCTGGTGAGCCGTTTGGTCACCAACGTCAACTTGCCATTGATGCTCGATTCCACCGAGTGGCAAAAGATGGAAGCCGGCCTCAAGGTGGCCGGTGGCAAATGCCTGCTGAATTCCACTAATTACGAGGACGGCGACGAACGCTTCTTCAAGGTATTGGAACTAGCTCGCACCTATGGCGCGGGGGTGGTGATCGGCACCATCGATGAAGACGGCATGGCCAGGACAGCGGAGCGCAAATTCGCCATCGCCCAGCGCGCCTACAGGGATGCGGTCGAATTCGGGATCCCCGCTCACGAGATCTTCTACGACCCTCTGGCGCTGCCAATCTCAACGGGCATCGAGGAGGACCGCCGCAACGGCTGTGAAACCATCGAAGCCATCAGGCGAATCACCACGGAATTGCCCGGTGTCCATGTGGTGCTTGGCGTCAGCAACATCAGCTTCGGACTCTCGCCAGCGGCACGGATCAACCTCAATTCCGTCTTCTTGCATGACTGCTGTGAGGCGGGAATGGATGCGGCGATCGTCAGCCCCGCCAAGATCCTTCCGCTGATGAAGATCAGCGAGGAACATCAGCAGGTCTGCCGTGATCTGATCAATGACAAGCGTCGATTTGAGGGGGATGTCTGCACCTACGACCCGCTCACTGAACTCACCACGCTGTTCGAAGGTGTAAGCACTAAGGAAGCCCGGGCCTCAGGTCCCTCTCTGGCTGACCTTCCCGTTGAAGAGCGACTGAAGCAGCACATCATCGATGGCGAGCGCATCGGCCTAGAACCAGCCCTTGATGAGGGTCTGGCTCAGTACAGACCTTTGGAAATCGTGAACACATTCTTGCTCGATGGCATGAAGGTGGTGGGTGAACTCTTCGGTTCAGGTCAAATGCAACTGCCTTTTGTGCTGCAGAGCGCCGAAACCATGAAAAGTGCGGTGGCCTATCTCGAACCGCATATGGAAAAAACCGAGGGGAAAAGTTCAGCCAAGGCCAAATTCCTAATTGCAACAGTCAAGGGTGATGTTCACGATATTGGCAAGAATCTTGTGGACATTATTCTCACCAATAATGGCTACGAAGTAGTCAATCTAGGCATCAAACAATCGGTCGATGCAATCATCGAAGCTCAACAAACCCATGAAGCAGATTGCATCGCCATGAGTGGTCTTTTGGTGAAATCAACCGCTTTCATGAAAGACAACTTGCAGGCCTTCAATCAGGCTGGTATTTCCGTTCCAGTGATTCTCGGCGGTGCGGCACTCACACCTCGCTTTGTACAGAAAGACTGCCGTGAGGTCTATGACGGTCAGGTCATTTATGGGCGTGATGCCTTCGCAGACCTGAGATTCATGGACGCTCTGGTGGAGGCCAAAAAAGGTGGTGAATGGGATAACAACAAGGGCTTCATGGGCGCCATTCCCGAAGGTCTGGGGCTCAATGGGGATGCCAACAGTCATGAGACCGAAGAGGCTGATTCGAGTGCCAAACAGGAAGAGGCCAAGCCCAAGGCTCCCGTCAGCCGCGAGCGCTCGGAGGCCGTGCCTGAGGAACCTGCTCTGGAGCCACCATTCTGGGGAACCAACGTACTTTCAGAGGAGGAGATCAATCTGGAGGAGGTCTTCAGTTATCTCGATCGCAATGCACTCTTCGCTGGCCAATGGCAGATCCGCAAAAGCAAGGATCAGAGCCGCGAGGAGTATGAGCAACAGCTCAAGGAGAAGGCCGAGCCCGTATTGCAGGAATGGTTGCAACGCTCCCGCTCTGAGCAGTTGCTGACGCCACGGGTGGCCTATGGCTACTTTCCCTGCGGCAGGGATGGCAATGCCGTCGTCGTTTTCGATCCTGCAGATCCCAGCGTTGAGCTGGGCCGCTTCGAACTTCCCAGGCAGCGTTCGGGAAACAAATACTGCATCGGTGATTTCTATCGGGATCTCTCCCCCGAGGGCCGACCCACTGATGTTCTTCCCATGCAGGCCGTCACCATGGGAGAGAAGGCCAGTGCCTTTGCGAGGGAACTGTTCCAGGCTGATCGCTACAGCGATTATCTGTATTTTCACGGCCTGGGCGTACAGATGGCCGAAGCTCTGGCGGAGTGGACCCACGCCCGGATCCGCCGTGAACTTGGCTTCAGCGCTGATGAACCGTCGGCCCTACGCGATGTATTGGCCCAGCGCTACCGCGGCAGCCGCTATTCCTTTGGCTATCCCGCCTGCCCGAATGTCGCTGATTCAAGGCCGCAGCTCGATTGGCTGAATGCAGAACGCATCGGCCTCTCCATGGACGACAGCGACCAGTTAGAGCCTGAGCAGAGCACAACCGCTTTGGTGGCACTCCACAGCCAAGCTCGATACTTCAGCGCCTGA